CCGCTGATGCTGCTATTTCTGCCACTGCACAGTCATGAACACTGACACCTGTCAGGACAGTTCATTCAGGGGTCCTTAGGGGCTGTAGGTGACAGCCTGGGCAGGGGCGGGCCCTTCCAGGCTCCGGGCTCAATGAGCTTCTACGCCCTGTAGTTGGAACCTGAAGAATCTAAGTGTGTTTACttgcttggctgaggagctgtgtgaactcctgacagtctacgtgacacccggcaggtcatgtgggcagagcactcctcaggaaggagaccCCCGGTGTGCTTGTTAGGTAAGAATTGCTCACTGCCCTATAGCTCACCAGTTTGTactatttgaaagttgcttgcttcaaacccaccaatagaagcctgccaacttgctctttttaaaagttaacagttaaactgggcccggcggcgtggcctggcggctaaagtcctcgccttgaatgccccgggatcccatatgggcgcctgttctaatcccggcagctccacttcccatccagctccctgcttgtgaactgggaaagcagtcgaggacggcccaatgcattgggacactgcacctgagtaggagacccggaggaggttccaggttcccagcttcggatccgcgcgcaccggcccgttgtggctcacttggagagggaatcatcggacggaagatcttcctctctgtctctcctcctctctgtatatctgactttgtaataaaataaataaatctttaaaaaaagagttaacagttaaactgaccaataaTTGTGAGGAATTGGCCTGGAATGTattaaaaaccctgtgctgtttaACCTCACCCCTTTATTTCTTCTGGTCCTTCTGCGGCAGCTTTGGCTgctgccacccctcccccagccctgctgggctggggtcgTGGCTAGGAGCCTATGCAATTCTGAATAAACTGTCCTTTTGTGCTTGCATctacttcagactcctgatgattttctggggatctctgGGGGTGTTCTGGGGGCACAACACCCCCATAGCAGCACAGATGGCTGGCCtgtgtgtaaggagttattccaatagccttccctggacccggcgccattccttcttcctcacagctcatgaagctcgcgccggcctagctatccaccaatcggatgtaacctggctttccacctgaatcccacctcccaatcttccagccccctccccaactccacccacttgtcaatcatccctaggcattcacctgcaggcgccaatcccctgggggcctgccctcaatccctcccaatccccaccccctatacctggctgacaaaaaggctcccccaggtgcggctcactctcttatcccggctcttatccctccccctcttaccccgctcttctccctctcttctctctctccctcttctctctcttgcttttctttgctctcccctttttctcctggttttcaccacctctacccgttcctgccccgttgaaataaacctcctaagatacctcgttgcgtctggtgtttcagctcacggtaaagaaccaggttgtgggaattagctgcgtgtaatggtgtgtttcagctcacggtaaagaaccaggttgtgggaattagctgcgcgtaataatagcgtaataatatcgtaatatcgtatgaactagaactctcaatctttttaaataactaacactgtGGGTTGCCTGTGATCTCTGTCAGCTGACTCCATCTTGACACTTCCTGGAACTACCTTAGCCTTGCAGCTGTCAGCTTCCAAGCCGGCAGCCCTTGCTCATCACCTCATGACAGCCTGTCTTGTCCTTCCTCCAGGGTCTGTGGATATTCACAATGACTAGCAGAGCTCCGCTTGTCCTGTTCAGGTTCCTGTTCCTGCTGGCCGTCTTCTACAGTTCAGGTGAGTCGCCTTGAGGCCCTAGACTGTGACCCAAGGGCACATGGACCGCCTCAGGCCAGAGTGACCTCAGGAACACCAAGCCCACTTCTGCCACCCCATCACTCTAGTGGACCCAACTTTGGCTCTTTTGCCCTCCGCTGTTACAAGCCCAAGGTCATGTCACAGCTCCTTCCTACTTTGGGGTCTTACCCTGATTTGGGGGAAGAGGGCCGCTTTATGCCGAGGACATAGGACAGTGAGCAGGTTAAAGGTCACCCTTCTCGCCATGTACTGCTCAAGGGGGTACCAGTGGCTGCCGTCCTTAAGGTGCTGTCCAGGCCCACACAAGCCTGCTCACTTAGCCCCTTCAGCTCTGAGGCTTCCCCTGTGCTGTGCGACAGTGGTGACGGCAGCCACGGTGACGGCCAGTTGCAGCTGAGGCTCATAGTACTGTGTGCCAGTCACTAATACTGAGCAACCCAGCAGGTGACAGGATTGAGGCCCAAAGAAGTTGATTAGTTCCTGAGAAGTGAGATCCCCAAATACGGCCCCAGGCAGTCTGGTCCCAGGGTGCCTGGTTTTCACTGACTCCTGGCCATCTCCTGGGCTCCCCTTCCCTTGGTTCCTGGAGGAAGCCACCCTGAGGCTCAGCCATGGGATTTTCTGCCCTTGTGGGGTCAGTACAACTTCTTGGtcactattttatatatatatatattaattattttgcattatgtgacagtttcataggtcctgggactctccccaccccccctcccctccccctggtggagtcctccactttgatgcagtattacagttcaaattcaatcaagattctttccttgcaaacatataccaagcatagagtccagctacttattgtccagatgagttgaacagtttcttggggagaccatttctggtccgaagttagagctggtcgaatatcatcacagtcaattaagagtcccaatataacatcaacagctatttgcaatattatggaattgacatggttttgagtaaccagtatgttaaaaaaaaaaaaaaagcaagtcctaaccacaacctatgattagcccattgacatttcaattttagtttatatacaggactggctgctatataccttaaaatgtctataaggtaccattcagctgtcttgcgttcatttcattttagcatttagccatttgttgtgttgaagtataattttgctggtcttggcagattttgggataatccagactggcttgtaactctaacaagatatttgtcgacatttaaggtgcagaacattttttttgggggggggtgtgcgggaaaatccccaacaccatggtgaggagtgactaatctttgtgtcccccccagcgaggcatgagccaatccacgccagttctttcctgtcagattacaagctctactttctgttgtttgtctatttattttaggtttttttttagtttgtatgattgtttgtttgttgagaggggttttcggagcgatcccgatggtcactgcgagggagggcgggggtccagaggtggagccaggctcggaccagagaaagctctcctccctggtcccgaaggacatttattgttcttctgtttctgcggaccgctcagggcttctggttgtctttccgatgacgttggtttctgcacggtagtgtttggacttcttccatcccctgcggaagctccggttgggggtgggtgacctcagagtactcggcctccgagggtcACTATTGTAGTTTgttaatttgtttgtttgggtGTATGCCTGAGGACAATAGGGAGCAGTGAGAAAGGAAGTAGCAGGACAGTGAACAATAAAGAATCTGCAGGATTGGTGCATGTTGCAGAGGCCAGAGACTAGCTGTACTGAGCAAGGCCTGTCTTCCAACAGCATTCCCCCCTGTGGGAGGGGCTTCCTGAAGATGCTAGAGAGAGCTTAACCATTGCCCATGTTCAGGACGTGTGCACCTGCTTGCTGTGGGACTTGTGCGGAGCCCTGTTTACCAGGCGAAAAGCCCAGGCCGTGGCCTTAGAGCCAGAGGCCAGCCCTTGGACTCCCCAGACCTGTGCCTGCTTTAGCTACCGTGTTCTTGAGtgagatttcatgtatttcatgtctCGTCTTTGGAAATGTCTTCCACACAGGCAGCCGCTGCCAAGTGCAGCgcagcctcctggctgcaccTCAGGAAAGCAGAGCTCCACCCGCACCAAGGCCCCCTCCACCTCTCACTTTCTCAGCCTTTCCCCATCACAGGCATGAATTTCAACTCCTGCTTTTCTCGCCACTGTtgttagaaaaaaggaaaaatggtaGCAAAACCTGACAAAGATGAGTCCTAAGAACTTGATGGGGCCCAGTAGTGGTTTTCCCAGTTAGGGAGCTGGAGGCTATTGCTTGTGATTGCTTAATGacttctgctgggctgcagctgcccctgccccGGGGGTTCAAGGAGTCAGCTGCTTTTTTTCCTCTAGGGGTTAAAGGAgtcagcagctttttttttttcacatttaaagatattttattttgtttcatgatacagttccataggctctggggttaccTGTGCCCTTCCCTAAggtccctccccacccacccaccccattgatttcccctctagttttataaTAGGTGTTCTGCATGAACAATCATAAGGCTGCCATGccgttattgaagtgtttcccgacaatgtaggcatggacaatgtctgagagtccatcatcttactgttaggatacTTTCAGTTCTtgcagtgggagtccatctttggtctgtatgcaCAGAGACGTACaacactttgtctccatatctgaacgtATCAGTCCCCATTACACTTCCGTGACACATCccctaaaatacagaaccagtgagcacagcCCACACCAAGGGGAAAGTAgtgaattttcatcaacatgaagttaacaaacaggCTACAAAAATACTAATGCATCGGGGGTCAGAGGAGTCAGCTGCTGGCTCAACGACAGTCCAATGATGATGCCTTACCCCAGAGGgctccagttttatttatttagttgtatGTATTGAATGGGAGTGAGAGAAATCTTCGCttcgctgactcactccccacatgcacgCAGCAACTGaggtaggccaaagccaggaactccccaAGGgcctggagccatcatctgctgcctcctaaagggcacattagcaggaagctaagtaGGATTACAAGTGGAGGTgggtctcaaacccaggcacttggagatgccagggtggtggcttaaccctctgcaccacaactccCACCCCTCACGGAACATCATCTGTGAGGGCTAAGTAATAGCTTGGGTTTAAATCAAGGATTTGTATATCTACAAAATGTAGGTTCTCATTTAATAATGagagaaaacaaatttctgtGAGTTTTCAGTCAACAAAATTCACAATGTAGAAGCGAGCACGGTGACTCAACAGGCTGGTCCTCCACCTTGTGGTGCCAAAATTCCATctaggagccagtttgtgtcctggctgctccacttctaatccagctccttgctgctggcctggtggagcagcagaggacggctcaagtccttgggcccctgcacccatgtgggagacccagaggaggctcctggctttggcttggctcagctccagccgttacagccatttggggagtgacctggtggacgaaagatctttctctctgttttcccttctctctgtaaatctgccttttcaagaaaaataaatctttaaaaaaatttcacaatGTAATAATTAAGCACAAATATATACATTCTACTATTAAGAACAACAATTCTTTTTTCAGGGGATAAAAATTTTGCTTAATTGGTGTTCTAACTGGATGCTCCCTGTCAAATCAGCTGCAGGTGTCCATATTCTAATACTGATATGTGAGATTTGCtctatttcattatttaaaatgtctttcCACACAAACAACTACTACTGGGtactgattattattattattattaatcctCGTGGaaataagtttgttttgtttgttcattgCTGGGCAAGCTCTCATGGATTTCACTTACTCCATTGTCTTGATGTTTTCCTTTCAATGAATACATCAACACATTATCAAGCAATCATTTTCCAATTGAAGGTTAGAGGAAGTGTCTTCATTACTCCATTAATGAATTTTGAAATGTGGATATTCCCTTTACAACTGTATCATCAAGGTCCAGAAAACATTGCTGGGACAGTAGTGGAAGCTTGGCAATCTCTAACCAGCCCAGGTATGTGTGGGGCTGGAAGCTCCACATGGGCTGCTGAACCTGGCTACTTCTTGGAGTCTTGGAGATGCTGGGTTCTGCTCTGCTGCCAAGGGAGCAGGTCAGGGCTTGGTTGCTCAGATCCTGATGGCCTTTCTTCTTGATTCTAGATTGCACACTGAAGTGTTACCATTGTGAATTCCCGTTGCCTAATTGTACCACAGTCATCAACTGTGCACCCAACCTCGATTCGTGTCTCACTTCCACCAGTGGTAAGCACCCCTCCCCTTTGCTGTGTCTCAAGTTCAGTGGCTTGAGGAAAGTGTGGAGAAGACTCTGCCATTCTCGCGCTCAGTGGACTGGTGTCCAGCAAGCAACAGCTGTCATTCCTCAGGACCAGTTAGGTTATTGGGCACTAATTTAATGTTTCTCAGTTGCCGCTTACTGTCACTTGAACTTTGAGGAGGCATGTTGAGCTGAGGTCAGGTAACACACTCAGGATCTGAACTgggcaccaccaccaccctcccacACTTTTAAGCACCTCCTGTGTGCCAGAGCCTgggggcctggggctgcaggggaagACAGGTCATGGATGTCAGTTAGGACAAACGCCTGTTTGGCTGTCCCGGGTAACCTATGGCTCTTGCTGCATGGGATCCATGCAGGGTACccagggtcctgagggggacTCTAGCTGAGCTCACAGGACAAACAGCACCCAGGAGGACCAAAAAAAGGCACAGATGATCCTGAGAGAAGTGACAGGAGGTCCGAAGGCTCGGGGTCCCAAGATGCAAGGTGCCCATGAGTGGGGACGCCAGAGGGGAGAGCTTCATTTTCCATGTTGGCAGGACTGAGGAATCTGCACCTCTGTAAACCACGTTAGAATAGAATTTAGGAAATGATAGGGGAGAAAGTGAAAACACGCTCCCTGCTGCCTTGATGTAGTTCTGAGGTGCATCAGTGTGTGTCAGGATGATGACGAGGAGTGACAATCACAGGGCAAGCTCAGTGTACAAGTGAAACCCCCCAGACTTCCTATCTCAGGTGAAAACTCTCTCCTGTACTATGCACCACAAACTCTCCCGGTGCCCACACCAAGGACAGGGGCACACGGCAGATGAACTTGTAGAAGGCTTGGGAGATGCCCAAATTCAGAAAAACCTACAAAAAACAAAAGGTTGATTTTTCCCAGAAAAGACAGATTCCTCCATCAATAAAGACAAAATTGCATTAAGCTGTGTACAAAATAAGGCGTATCCGAGAATCTGGACTTGAATTCCTGGTAACATTTGAAGGTTTGTGGGCAAAGCCCTTGTGCTGTTGGGGGCCCGTCCCTCTGTCTTCCTGCAGGACCCTGTTGACACACTGTTGATGGGGAATGCACATTGTTGCCCTTGCACAGAACAGTCATTCACTGTGCAAGCATCTGGCCACCAGTAATCCTATGCAAATGCCGAAGGCCTGGTTTGTCACATTGACCACCTGCTTGTCTGAGACCCCCCACTTCCAAACGAGAGAACAAGGCACAAGGTGAGGAATGGAATGATTGTGGCAAgagccctctgccctgcccctggctggTTCTTCCCATCTTTGTGTGTTTCTCCTGTGTAATGTGCTGATGTGCGTGATGGATAGTGAGatctgggaggggagggaagtcAATCagacctgagatttttttttcccagctctgGAATCCTATAGTTTCTGACCTGACTTGTTAACTTATATGTTGTAAAGCTACAATGAGACACATCTACAGTGTCCAAAAAACAGTGGCCAAAATTCACAACACAATGACACCAGTGGCCAGAGAGGAGGTAGAATGACAGACTCAGACTCCTCAGCGGTAGGAGTGCAAAGAAGTTCGGCCGCTCTGGATGGCAGTTCACTCTTAAGGAatagattgaaaaacaaaataggccgggcctggtgctatagcctagtggttaaattcttcacctcgcacgtgctgggatcccacatgggcaccagttctttttttttttttaaattattattatttttttaataatcttacttagttgattagggaacaaagtgtcaagggctacagggtgaaagtgggtaataccattgtttccacatcaatatcattgtaccctgtatctggggtcagggaagaaaacaaagggaaaagccccacccaacctcccacccatcccagatccccaacgggaggcgcgctctgagggtcctgctcgtacagttttgatagttcatcagttctggattgctgcctaTCTCTCAGTTcgaatcgcaatgaaccctattcagaatccactgactgacagtcTCTTCGCAGTTggattctaagatcagcagttcagttggagggatccccaaagaacttcatctgggatgatcccaggcctgattcttgctcgagtttgctagtacagagtccgacaccgtccgtcacaccaattaGCTTATGCTCATGTGGTCGTTGGGCTTGCtgggcttgtcaagtctgtcccacatcctgtttagctctcgcacgtgtcaatgggcactgaagcccagctcaacccaaccaacctgctatccagtccacacacctactggcaggtgcccttctgtacagccacccctgcccctgtcctggtgttcgtaggcaccagttctaatcctggcagccctgcttcctatccagctccctacttgtggcctgggaaagcagttgaggatggcccaaagctttgagaccctgtatccacatgagagacccggaagaggtctggctttgaattggctcagctctggccgttgcagctgcttggacagtgaatcaacagatggaagattttcctctctgtctctcctcctctctgtatatctgcctttccaataaaaataaaataaatatttaaaaatatataggttATGTGAGTCTTAAACATTTCTCTTCTCAGTGATATAAATCCCAGGGCTTCAGCCACACTTAGGGGACCACTGGTTCTTAGCCACATTAAATGTACTTAGAGTCCTGGACTAGCTCGCAATGGCAGTGCTGAGTGGTTGTTGCTGCAGTAACAGTCCAAGTGGGAAACACCGTTAAGAGTACTTAGCACAATTGGAGGCTGTTGCTTTAGGTAGATGCCagctgagtctttttttttctttaaagatttattaattttattacaaagtcagatatacaggaagatcttccgtccaatgattcactccccaagtgagcctcaatgggccgatgcgaagccaggaacctggaatctcttcctggtctcccacacgggtgcagtgtcccaatgcattgggccatccttgactgctttcccaggccacaagcagggagctagctggatgggaagtggagctgccgggactagaaccggcgcccatatgggatcccggggctttcaaggcgaggactttaatcgctaggccatgccgccgggccccagctgaGTCTTTAGAAAGAGTGGAGAGGGTGTGCCAAACAGAGAGAACCTGTAAGAACgtccttttgtgtgggtgatccTGATGCTGGCTTGGGAAGAAGGTCACCATCCTGAGGTTGCTCTTCAAGTAGGATCATTCAAGGAAAGTGCTTGGCATGCTATGGGACCTTCAGAAATGATTCACTGACAACAATGTTAATGAACTGTAATCCATTCTCCCCAAGAGAATTAGGCTTCTCTGGTTAAATCTCTAGGGACTTAAAATGCTTCCCAGGTTTCAGTACTTAGTACTCCATAAAGCAGTACACTTTGCTATTCAGTATAAGCCTCGGGAACCCTATCAGAAGCATCTGCTGGAGTTAGGACTTGAGCAGATAGACCATGACTGCCCACTCTGGGGGGCAGTTACATGTGGAGTTCAAGCTAAGAAGCCTTTTGCTCGAAGTCATGAACAGAATGAGCTAAGTCAGTTATGAGTCTAAAGAAGGGAACTAAGCATCcctgttatttttctttacagtgtgtaagatttaaaaaaaactcttgcagggtgaggagcacaccTGCTGGCAGCTGTATGGCCCCGATATTGAGCATGCAGTTGGCACACagatgttaccagaaatgcccagtgggttctttcctcagctaagtatagaaataaaaagccaggaatctgttgcagacaaaAAGTTtctttgcgaagggaccaggagagcagggaagggcaggggaaggggaaggcaCCTCCTGAGAGAAACacttgttattttccattttcttggccTCAGCCATCCTAGTAGGTGTGAAGAGATGGCTCATGTGCTGTTACCCATTTATGTAACTTCTTTGTAAAGGTATCTATAAAGATCTTTTGGCCATTCTTAATGAGGGCAACTTGGCTTATTGTGGAGTTGGAACAGTTTTGTGCACTCTGGATactaaattcttgtcttgcagAAAATGTTCCCACATTCTatgatttgtctttttatttttttcattagtgTCCGTTGAAatacaaaagttttaaatttggggcctggcatgatggcctagtggctagagtcctcgccttgcctcaGCCGCGATCTTCAGAACAAAACAAGGCTAGGTAATTTATCTAAGATCCAAACAATACAGAAAATACAAATGAGTTGgactttattaaattttaaaactttcatgattccttatgaaggactacactattgtaacaaaatgggaaaaatctgatgggggggtgggagtttgggggggaatcccagcctatacaaaaatgtaccacataattcaagattcaaaataaaaaatattaaaaaaaatttaaaactttctttAGATGGATCTTGGACAACtacctagcctttttttttttttggtaagatttatttatttattattagtaaGTCAGATTTTGGGcccggagtggtagcctagtggctaaagttctctccttacaagtgctaggatcccatgtgggcaccagttctaatcctggcagccctgtttcccatccagctccctgcttgtggcctgggaaagcaatcaaggatggcctgaagccttgggaccctgcaccagcgtgggagatctggaagaggcttctggctcctggctttggattggctcagctctgaccattgtggcacttggggaaatgaaccattggacagaagatcttcctctgtctctccttctctctgtatatctaactttccaataaaaaaataaatctaaaaaaaaaaagtcagattttacagaaagagggagacagatctgtctgctggttcactccccaagtagctgcaatggccagagctgagctgatccgaagccaggaaccaggagcttcttctgggtctccctgtgcATCAATAGTATAAGTCTGTTGTTGtcccccccctacacacacacacacacacacacatacacacacacaccccggacCGGCTTTGATATGATTTTGGTTGTAGGGAAAAGTCCACGTTGAAGTGAATCAGCATTTACTTATGTCCCTCCGTACAACAGAACCTGGGCGGACGATCCTGCCTTGAGGGCTCTGTTTCCTTGTGTAAGTTCTAAGAAGTGGAACTGAGGATGCGAAGGCAGGTGCAAACCTTGACCCACATGCTTtcttgctctgtgtgtctgtctcttgcaGGACCACGAGTCTACAGACGGTGCTGGCGACTCCAGGATTGCAATTTTGAA
The sequence above is a segment of the Ochotona princeps isolate mOchPri1 chromosome 4, mOchPri1.hap1, whole genome shotgun sequence genome. Coding sequences within it:
- the CD59 gene encoding CD59 glycoprotein isoform X1, with the translated sequence MNRINIRAVWLQDSAVALGQGLWIFTMTSRAPLVLFRFLFLLAVFYSSDCTLKCYHCEFPLPNCTTVINCAPNLDSCLTSTSGPRVYRRCWRLQDCNFEFISERLQENSLKYECCQKNLCNGDNKNDGTTLSGLTMLLVAPVLTATGHLYV
- the CD59 gene encoding CD59 glycoprotein isoform X2; protein product: MTSRAPLVLFRFLFLLAVFYSSDCTLKCYHCEFPLPNCTTVINCAPNLDSCLTSTSGPRVYRRCWRLQDCNFEFISERLQENSLKYECCQKNLCNGDNKNDGTTLSGLTMLLVAPVLTATGHLYV